ACGGGTTCCCTACTGGTCACAACTACTTCCCTTCGCCTCAAAGATCAAAGTCGCAATTGAAGGCAAGTCATAAGTCTTCTTCTACAATAGCAAGTCTGCAGTATATTCCCCTTGATATCATCGCGAGTCCCAGTATGAGCTTGCCCTCATACGGAAGTTCAAGtatcccttcatcttcatactTTTCTTCAAACACTATTTCAACCCCCTCGAATTCTAAGTTTAAGTCGCCTGAGAAGAGTGCCGCAAGTGACAGTAAGACGAATAATCAAGCTAACAATATAAATGATGCGCGTGAACAGttcgaagaagcagatgTAGTCCATCAATACCATTATGGAAACCAGCCTGACGACGCGGCCATACATACGTATAGACAACACAGTCAtccaccaccatcaccttcatccgaaTTCCCTCAGATGGGCCAAAGACGACCCTCTGGCGGTCCGGTCTTGCCCGTAccagaagaggatgaggaagaagacctGATGAAAGAGAAATCTAATCCTGTTATTGTGAGAGATAAAGCATTCTCCGATGAACCTCGACAATTGCCTCGTTTAGATACACATCTGAATCCGAATTACCTGGACCCATACTCGAATCTCCAACCTGCTCCTGGCccttcgtcctcgccttCGTCAAACAAGCTGAACTCCGGTCACAGGGGATTCAGTGGTATTTTCCATTTCCCATCAGGACCAGATCTATCTTTAGGCCATGGTAATCATGGCaagggaagatcgagatcaaaaTCTGTAGATCGatcagaagagaagaaattCCCTGGTGAtaacaagaagaaaaaggcgCAACAAGATTCAGATTCGGAATTGGATAGACAAGAACGCGCGGCCCTAGTGAACTCTTCGTTCTCTGATGATTtggatgagggtgagggtcGGAgaagtgacgatgatgtcgatgacggAGAGATGGAGGTGTATGAAGGACGAACTACTGAAGGTGGACATAGTCCGGTAGAATTCGGTGTGGGACACCGAGTGAATTTGTCCACGTCAACAACTACGACTACGACAGCGCCCATGTCTGCGGCGACGGCGACTACCTTTGGGACGGGGACGACCGACCGGATGAGCAGTGGATCATCGGGAAATGGTGCGGGTGCGGGAGGTGCATTGAAAGGTCCGAGAGGTCCAAGAAATAGAGATCCGCCTGGATTTGCGGGACCTAGATATGGTAGTTGATGTGTTTGAAGCCACTGCTCACTGTACAATACTCCAAAGTGGGAGTCAGAAAGTAGCCTAAAATGGTTGTTCGAGAATAGCGGACTATAGGAGCCTCGGACAGGGATCAGTGCAGGCTTGCATTCATACCGAGTATGGTATATATAGTTGTATTGTACGGAGAAACGGCTCAGGTCTATATCTATGAATTAACGATCTCTTGGGTTTCTGGCTTTCTGGGTTTCTGCTCGGTTAATCCCGGAATGTGCAGCACGAGTAATTGAAATTACGAGCAAACCTCCACTTAAAAAGTCCATCGAGCGTGATCGTGCTCGCTCTTTCCTCCCTATTTACTTGCAATACAATCCGCATAGCCATATACTCGGAGGTCATGGCTTGATCAGGGCTTTGGTATTGTATAAGATCAATGCGACGCTGACAGTGAAAACTTCGACCGACTTGTATTTGGACTTGTATTCCGACTTGGACTCGCTATGTCGTCCTCATTTCCGAGACGGATAACAATCTTGGGAGGCGGATTATCGGGCTTGACAACAGCGTACAGACTCTCGCAACTCCCTCAAGCATCGAGCAGTCACACTAGGATCACTTTAATTGAAGGCTGGAATAGGCTCGGAGGATGGATCGATTCCCAGAAACATCATGTGGAGTTTACGAATGAGCGTGGAGAGTTGGTCAGGGGAGATGTTACGTTGGAAAGTGGGCCTAGGAGTTTGAGGCCTAGAGGGAGTCGAGGTGCGGTGGGGATGTTGAGGTTGGTGAGTGCCTTTTACTATCTATTCTAATTGTCAGATTCAAGCCTAGATACTCGATGTCCAACGCCCCACGGTCAACGCTCCCGGTATATGTATATGCGTGGACGCAAAAAGGTCAAAAAGTCCCAAATGCTAACGTCCTCCGCATCATGTGCTCCAGCTCAAGGACCTGGATCTGACCGACCAtatcatacccataccctTCTCACATTCAGCAGCTAGAAATCgtttcctcctcgacacAACCACTTCCACATTCCACCCACAGCTCACGGCTTTACCTTCCTCTTTACCGTCCTTGCTCACTTCTTCTCGCCGGTCAAACCTCCTCAAGGGGCTGATTCCTTCAATACTCTCCGAACCATTCAAGCCGAAAATATCTTCCTCCATAACCGACGAGAGCGTAGACTCATTCTTCAGCCGGCGATTTTCCCCTTCCATAGCGCAGAACTTGGCTTCGTCAATGGTTCATGGGATATACgctacctcttcctctgatctgAGTGTCCGCGCGGCCTTCCCGATCTTGTGGGAGAAAGAACAACGGTATAACTCTGTCCTGTTGGGCATGTTCCGATCGACCCCAAAAACGCCTGAGGAGGTGAAAGAGTGGGAAGAGCTAGGTGAGCTAGGTGAAGAGAGTAAGAAATGGAGTTTGTATGGCCTTCAAGGTGGATTAGGTGCCTTAACGACGAGGTTATACGAATCGATCAAGCGGAGGGGGGTCGTGGATATACGTTCGAATGAAATGATCAATTCGATATACCTCCCGAAAAATACCGTGTCCAATGACAATGCCAAAACAATCCACATTCATACATCCAAAGAAAGCTTTGAGACCGATCATATAatatcttcgatctctcccTCGAAATTACATTCCCTCTTACAGTCCTCCTCCCGGAATCCTGCTGAGGCGCAAGCGCAAGCTTTACCGCACCTAAAGGCAAACCCTTACACTTCAGTGGGCGTAGTTAATCTCGTCTACCCTATCGCTTCATCAAAACTCCATCCAGAGGGATTCGGCTACCTAATCCCGCGGCCCAGCGAAGGCAACACAGCCTCGAACCCTCATGGCGTCCTCGGAGTCATCTTCGACTCAACAGCCGTCCCCCTCTCGGAAGATCTGAAGGGGGTAACCAAAATAACAATAATGATGGGCGGTCCATATTGGTCCTCCTACAAACCCACCTTACAGATCCCCAACACTTCCGAGGAATTGATCAGCAATTCCATAAATCATTTAGAGACTGTCTTCCCGATCctcaaggagaagggtatcaagcCGATCTTGAAGATGGGCAGGGTGAATTACGATTGTATACCGACTTATACACCTGGGCATGGCGGACGGATGAGGGAGTTGCACCACGCGATCAAAGAGGGAGAGTGGGGAGGAAGGCTGAGTTTGGTAGGTAATGGATATGGAGGTGTGGGATTGAATGATTGTGTGTATTCGGTGGATAATGTTATTGCTGCGCTGAGGAATGGGGATATATTGACAGGGTtggagagatgggagagtTGGGAATAATAAGCATATGCGTTTTGACAAGTTGGACAATCAGGTTGGGAAGCACACTACATAGACTTAGATGAAGCACCGCACAATGCATTCCCCAATATCTCTGATTCTCGACTAACCAAGAACTAAAAGCTCACTCTGAACTCTTTTATGATATTTAGTTATACTTATTCTTATAGATCTCCCGCCCTGGCCTGACGTAGCATACGAGACTCAAAAATACAGCTACGGAGGTGAGATCCCCGACTTATGACCGTTCTCATGCGCCCCACGAGATTGTCCATTGATCTTACCCAGACTCGACAGATCTAGTCTTTCGACCGTATACCCTCCATTCCCTCCGTTcccgttgatcttcttcacagTCACAGCCGCGGacttgatctcatcgatcgGACTTTTACTTCGAGCATCGATGGACGTCACACTCTCTTTCCGCATCCCTTTTCCACCAACCGAAGAAGGGGTCTGAGCGAGGTCCATATCATTGTGGTCACGATCAAGATCGTGGTCTTTGCCGAATATGTCATCTATCAAATCGCCATCTCCTGGAGTCTCAATGATCGTCCCGCTAGGTGTCGGCGTATTAGCGTTTGGAAGGTCGGCCTTCAGACCACGCGATGTACTTGACGGAGTGGTcaaggtcgaggtcgaggtcggtTTTCGTAATT
This portion of the Kwoniella dejecticola CBS 10117 chromosome 9, complete sequence genome encodes:
- a CDS encoding protoporphyrinogen oxidase — translated: MSSSFPRRITILGGGLSGLTTAYRLSQLPQASSSHTRITLIEGWNRLGGWIDSQKHHVEFTNERGELVRGDVTLESGPRSLRPRGSRGAVGMLRLLKDLDLTDHIIPIPFSHSAARNRFLLDTTTSTFHPQLTALPSSLPSLLTSSRRSNLLKGLIPSILSEPFKPKISSSITDESVDSFFSRRFSPSIAQNLASSMVHGIYATSSSDLSVRAAFPILWEKEQRYNSVLLGMFRSTPKTPEEVKEWEELGELGEESKKWSLYGLQGGLGALTTRLYESIKRRGVVDIRSNEMINSIYLPKNTVSNDNAKTIHIHTSKESFETDHIISSISPSKLHSLLQSSSRNPAEAQAQALPHLKANPYTSVGVVNLVYPIASSKLHPEGFGYLIPRPSEGNTASNPHGVLGVIFDSTAVPLSEDLKGVTKITIMMGGPYWSSYKPTLQIPNTSEELISNSINHLETVFPILKEKGIKPILKMGRVNYDCIPTYTPGHGGRMRELHHAIKEGEWGGRLSLVGNGYGGVGLNDCVYSVDNVIAALRNGDILTGLERWESWE